The following are encoded together in the Spirochaetota bacterium genome:
- a CDS encoding penicillin acylase family protein, whose protein sequence is MTKKTLLLVASSSIIAAFLLAIGIYRYFFSSVSYHETITAGVTYPVAVYRLNNGYPLIIAENRDDAFFALGIVHAQDRLAQIEFLRSLATAKSVQHGLAQYERIDRLIKAVGLQFKAKALLKELSPQYVHVLQQYVQGINTFKSKFTKGNEDSAQWEAEDVVCITLFMEFCNAFVSNNEFFFPVEDKDFGLFSREITNKKIVRYYRKQDYQVVAQIRALQQLISSIFGLYGSYCRGFAVTIPSRMMYTDAAVLCASYEHSVSLYALLYPVNMQVAGKVIEGYTYAGLPYIIAGKTATVRYASFSLLADSQIFCKYQTLTRNNVQVYNSTSGYKELICQFDSSQCVTRLTECGPVISDAFEKNLKDAIIAIAHVSPEKGYIESMIDIAFINSANDVVPIAQKYKGQPRIFVVQDDSKAFQIIAGSTLLDTDTNVLKSPDKALFAKNPTGIFEIKQADYLVAGSEFVENPSLAAQQVMVFNNTDRLMAIQNELVRVAELHPKDIEKFLHGVNYPGAKDYLFVINNLLDKMPITSAKLAKVYFRDWNLAMSSSEVAPTLYNAIISSLIRETFADELPYVVEDILTHYVIFEPEFKRLFKDDKSIYFDDITTIEKTETRDIIFDRAFLHSLKYFNYTIGPYIDDWKWGTVHNATLQQVESSSLISNVIGKKMTLPFDGFDATAYRSLTKRTNFQVDTATMCSFYMDKTVHKVSLSASITNNELSRYYRDFKVKDYFKEIMLNNRNELFLINPVKDMHVK, encoded by the coding sequence ATGACCAAAAAAACGCTATTGCTTGTTGCCAGTAGCAGTATTATTGCAGCTTTTCTACTGGCAATAGGAATCTATCGTTATTTTTTTTCATCGGTTTCGTACCATGAAACGATCACAGCTGGTGTCACGTACCCTGTGGCAGTGTACAGGCTTAATAATGGCTACCCGTTGATCATAGCAGAAAATCGTGATGATGCGTTTTTTGCACTAGGCATTGTTCATGCACAGGACAGACTTGCACAGATAGAGTTTTTACGTAGCCTTGCAACTGCAAAAAGTGTACAGCATGGACTTGCTCAGTATGAACGAATAGACAGGCTAATTAAGGCGGTAGGTTTACAGTTTAAAGCAAAGGCTTTATTGAAGGAGCTATCGCCCCAATATGTACATGTGTTACAGCAATATGTGCAAGGTATAAATACATTTAAATCTAAATTTACAAAAGGCAATGAAGATTCAGCACAATGGGAAGCTGAAGATGTTGTATGCATAACCCTTTTTATGGAATTCTGCAATGCATTTGTTTCAAATAATGAATTTTTCTTCCCGGTAGAGGATAAAGACTTTGGTTTATTCAGCCGTGAAATTACAAATAAAAAAATTGTACGCTATTACAGAAAGCAGGATTATCAAGTTGTTGCGCAAATAAGAGCATTGCAACAGTTGATTTCTTCAATTTTTGGATTGTATGGGTCCTATTGCAGAGGCTTTGCCGTTACCATTCCTTCACGAATGATGTATACTGATGCTGCTGTATTGTGTGCAAGCTATGAGCATAGTGTTTCTTTATATGCGTTGCTATATCCAGTAAATATGCAGGTAGCAGGCAAAGTCATTGAAGGGTATACGTATGCTGGTTTGCCCTATATAATTGCAGGAAAAACTGCAACTGTACGATATGCCTCTTTTTCATTGCTGGCAGACAGCCAAATTTTTTGCAAATATCAGACGCTGACACGCAACAATGTTCAAGTGTACAATAGCACTTCAGGATATAAAGAATTGATCTGCCAATTTGATTCTTCGCAGTGTGTAACAAGACTTACCGAGTGCGGGCCCGTTATATCGGATGCGTTTGAAAAGAACCTGAAAGATGCCATTATTGCGATAGCGCATGTATCCCCTGAAAAAGGGTATATAGAGTCCATGATTGATATAGCATTCATAAATTCAGCAAATGATGTGGTACCGATAGCTCAAAAATATAAAGGACAGCCACGGATATTTGTGGTGCAGGATGATTCTAAGGCATTTCAGATTATTGCTGGAAGCACCTTGCTTGATACCGATACAAATGTATTAAAAAGTCCTGATAAAGCATTATTTGCTAAAAACCCTACAGGTATTTTTGAAATAAAACAAGCTGATTATTTAGTTGCAGGAAGTGAATTTGTTGAAAATCCTTCGCTTGCTGCACAGCAAGTCATGGTATTCAATAATACTGACAGATTAATGGCAATTCAGAACGAACTGGTGCGGGTTGCTGAATTGCATCCTAAAGATATAGAAAAATTCCTTCATGGTGTAAATTATCCTGGTGCCAAAGACTATCTGTTTGTTATTAATAATCTGTTAGATAAAATGCCAATTACCTCAGCCAAGTTGGCAAAGGTGTATTTCCGAGATTGGAATTTAGCAATGAGCAGCAGTGAAGTAGCTCCAACATTATACAATGCAATTATTTCTTCACTCATACGTGAAACATTTGCTGATGAACTTCCCTATGTGGTAGAAGATATACTTACACATTATGTAATATTTGAACCTGAGTTTAAAAGACTTTTTAAAGATGATAAATCCATTTATTTTGATGATATAACAACTATTGAAAAAACTGAAACACGGGATATCATTTTTGACAGGGCATTTTTACATTCATTGAAATATTTTAATTACACAATTGGCCCATACATTGATGATTGGAAGTGGGGTACGGTACATAATGCAACCTTACAGCAAGTGGAATCATCATCGTTAATAAGCAATGTGATTGGGAAGAAAATGACATTACCATTTGACGGCTTTGATGCTACTGCCTATCGCTCTCTAACCAAAAGAACAAATTTTCAGGTGGATACAGCCACAATGTGTAGTTTCTATATGGATAAAACAGTACATAAGGTTTCTCTTTCAGCTAGTATCACAAATAATGAATTATCTCGCTATTATAGAGATTTTAAAGTTAAAGATTATTTTAAGGAGATTATGCTGAACAATAGAAATGAGCTCTTTTTGATAAATCCGGTTAAAGATATGCATGTTAAGTAA